TGACAGTGACCGGTGCTGGTGACATAATTCGGGTATAAAAATGATAGACAGGTTATCGCAGCTTATCTTCAATATCTACGAGGCGTTCACCGTTGCCCTGTACCTGAGGGAAAGGGAGTCGCTGAGCTGCGTCTCTTCCGTGACCTTCGCGAAAAGCTTTGACGAGAAGAAGAGCATCCCCGTGGAGGGGACCCTTCCCGGCTGGGTGATAAAGCACAACGCCCCGCTCATCATACCGAATTTCGACAAGGACGAAGAGGCCCTGGGCTACTACGGGGCCAGGGAGGGGATCAAGTCCTTCATGGGTTATCCCATGGACACGAAGGGCGTTATCATCGTCGACAGCAAGAAGAAGTATGTGTTCACCGACAAGGAAAAGAAGATACTCGGCTCCTTCGTGGCCCTCATTCAGGAAGAGATCGAGCAGGAGAGGCGTGCCCTGAGCGCCGAAGAGACCATGGAAGAGCTCTATGCCGAAAGACGGATCCTCAGCCTCCTCTCCGCTCTCAACACGGCGAAGATCTCCACGACCGACGTGCTCGAGGAGATACTGGGCCTCTCGGGAGGCACCTTCTGCTTCATCGGCATGGAGAAAAAAGGACGTCTCGTCATCCACGATGTCGCCGGGATCGAGAACGGCGACGCCATCAAGAAGGAATGTCACGGCGGGGAGAGCATCGCCTCCGTGGTGCTCGAGGGAGGCAGGGAGCTTCTCCTGCCCCACGGCAGCGCGTACCTCAGGGAGAAGCCGCTCTTCTTTCCCAATGAACCCGTGAGGGCGCGGCAGTTCTTCGGCTTTCCCCTCATAACGGAGGACACGACCTTCGGCGTCATCGGTTTTGTGTCCCTCAACGAGGCGGAGCTCAAGGAAAGCGCCATAGGGGCGCTGAGAAACCTTTCGAGCCTTCTTTCGCTGTATTTCACCGCCCGGTGGATGCGCGAGCATCTGGACAGAATACGCGATTTCGATCCCGTGACGGGCGCCGTGCAATTTCCCGTCTTCCTCGACGTCGTCGAGACGATGGCCAGAAAGAAACAGCGGTTTTCCGTCCTGAGCGTGAAGCTGGGGAACATGGTCCTTTACAACAGGAAGATGGGCGCCGAAGGGACGAACGACCTGCTGAGGAAGGTCTGTCAGGTCATCCGGTACTGCGCCGGGGGGAACGCCTTC
Above is a genomic segment from Syntrophorhabdus sp. containing:
- a CDS encoding GAF domain-containing protein → MIDRLSQLIFNIYEAFTVALYLRERESLSCVSSVTFAKSFDEKKSIPVEGTLPGWVIKHNAPLIIPNFDKDEEALGYYGAREGIKSFMGYPMDTKGVIIVDSKKKYVFTDKEKKILGSFVALIQEEIEQERRALSAEETMEELYAERRILSLLSALNTAKISTTDVLEEILGLSGGTFCFIGMEKKGRLVIHDVAGIENGDAIKKECHGGESIASVVLEGGRELLLPHGSAYLREKPLFFPNEPVRARQFFGFPLITEDTTFGVIGFVSLNEAELKESAIGALRNLSSLLSLYFTARWMREHLDRIRDFDPVTGAVQFPVFLDVVETMARKKQRFSVLSVKLGNMVLYNRKMGAEGTNDLLRKVCQVIRYCAGGNAFVARKSGGRFFVLLKGGETFETRNMMKLLYHAVGRSLAEQGLSAGAGVVELGTVSFPDDSPDLWELFDRIEEKKIRKFIE